In one window of Calypte anna isolate BGI_N300 chromosome 1, bCalAnn1_v1.p, whole genome shotgun sequence DNA:
- the BRCA2 gene encoding breast cancer type 2 susceptibility protein, whose translation MDQNMACKPMEKLTFFEIYKAHCSESDLGPISLNWFEELSAEAPPYEPKLLGELDGPFGWLDQTSFKTPRRKPSTYSELASTPLIFKEQSILFPPCSPGKELDQKKIESNRENLISPRITRKTDEENEILASPSGACHNCLATSPRNTYRTPQRNNMPGPYGSLFCTPKLLEVRTPKRISESLGAEADPDMSWSSSLATPPTLGATVIIARENNSISGAKQQDERAEIILHNFFSNREVCPGTSNTSVLSAAETVKLIHAEDDIKDFESEVLDGLFGEMNSFEDTFNTSAKSHGTLLDGTALEAVEQCEINIDKTQGKGHFPSKKFIRRQTGMSQEAETSSLTEKSHLIEMTDSLVQNTEEDLVDGKDSCLIGQEKELESLRIAGDVQDYTTEKSAEKEKPVTDKVPPSSSQWSQLNLSDLDVTHTDTSVGSSPPSDLGREKDLETSVLMTKDAVETSLLNASGLIKAQKLLSVNLSEKCYEVKKSETIPASEITPVKSASLSVQEPKLGKGCAAERVSKVSFLNCNSFLIERTNITEYSVVYNGSFSKHLKATSKSVITDVLSQSLACGAASPGICNDLHLINRENTLKKSGFKHLNMLSSLRKRSKRFIYTINNTLLYEEEKIQKKVTSESPVCPVLPHSESDSYEIKGCHLASVDEQDCLFHAERQCLPSNIKENNFSTCTLKTDTTDNSSNNSFNNRLEQQDWRDMGENTREDHPATSLKCLEISSTQKEDTANSLDTEIILNTKRKVLTSSCLMGRRHSRLFPKGCCLEKGEEDKNESAHVDSGSTVPRRLKGELAWSSPSDKERLLDMHHDTTSVTDGSFINTLSQINLGSNGADSDFCNKTSSDKRQATEQWSVVDCREVLQPLEINCTENDNIVLKQEEKPDAAAFSEAVANNEEPKSLENNEISQAAPFNNVAVEIAKELLDSVDDNSLDEATSKGDKQVAPMYPRKKPNESLKYKGKSSGKLTACSWNLGFGGFQTASNKQIKFSEASIAKGRMLFRDIENECFEDYSMERVRNFPNQVRKENMFFSDSESKLPDSSDLQTSFLEPRHPQFVPHKVQLCKSFPRSSQSLQEKNQNLTASQEAEIAELSSILEETGSQFEFTQFRKQSNIIQSPGFQQCGTVETHGARNVENISETRKDADFCSTPKSENPVRNDNYCTKQEDSNEDYEMVECEKKPAVVFYKDDKKVTFTNSDRNESRIFNENFPVTKQESFSSFVGFTSAGGKKINISKAALNRSAELFRDLDDDNYLFKSSKTRTRCHNSSMTSNCNFVRCLTEENKGKTVCVSDFIRTGGPSHTDSLSHHAQEKDNENIGTLLKENQSKRSINDTENVNFCSTNSSPSSVKKHNQNYKTSKEFLNQGDHHTESSLQEDSLDVMCLGDAITAAEEHNLSPSDEMENLAASQKGEDRKQENEDMLQKFLTPPGGGDISISDAALDESLHLLTVPCGERDVSVLENSDNQKANSENMEREDTTHDEILVMNESRMKIGSSHHHQIPVKQEVDVEKNEVQGSFLTDFHTASGKKITIADGFLDKAEQFFTESVDVGKEHSDVFENPSRKRKCVKNCLKDCDLYIESVAQCDPEKLNKKLVPEESGDQFKQAVESSPHKQGFPDTVKGDAFLNLGEGCERSLVTSYAHKKADVRPGPSELESLPRQENDPLSRTCLSEDGKLFAEREQEYSTEKRDDSDNMHDFPVHPATSLHVMKVSNDLEDKSVPGDTKSTCFLEDGNNKPDESLFLFSKSSSSHLNSDSKEFDLEHINEPCADTNCFTHTIVNACQNQSLVSLPEDETNLTSLKETTLNVENQKVDLKQNVFSTAKGKAVPVSGSALTRVRQMFQEDYSESVDYEAETNSRTKQTEIAGNSSSIIQAECPGSTKYLTATRSEKINSAVSHFTKGNANAGEDDHQDTNTFADAKSVSNSQRLCFGQNIKPLGHLPVPEKQIKQADSSISNLGFFSTASGKPVQLSEESLKRARQLFSEMEGSNSSHVQEAYLVEEGVEKSTVHAEGAPKQMQMTLTKGKENAPTELILNPAFGFSTASGKQVTVSENAYQKAKAILKESDFFSSELSIPDQPSSIKENGQHINSLTDKMIPESKTEKNCNEDFDLKSICSEEMKPFPSSHHVNMPEYVPHIQKSKQVTSLKNSLQEEESRPFGKGQLNVGMKTESEAVSCSATTKEGTNINLLQTQKNYLEMEAVESARAFMEDDLSDLRAPVNSAQSFSGRLDKTFQNKIFGKRPCEETTSFGEPPIKRQLLLDFNRTENPPRSLKASKSTPDGIFKDRRKFMYHVPLKPLTCQPFGATKERQEVKNPTLTLPDQDFKGFKSKPAIFQHCALRQSSNRTSGVSTPCKASAKDTEETRNLHKSSKTAKTFVPPFKTKLTFSAVEQSTNKRCNKTELNQMTTEQNVAEPEEDQSCLQHAADTGLEDGNLAMVKMTTNLCCARDLQEMRIKKKYRQNIRSQPGSLYVIRTSARNRISLKTAVDKKTPGSYSVEELYTYGVSKHCIQVTSTNAESFQFLLKDFFSKEYLLAGNGMQLADGGWLIPTDEGKAGKKEFYRALCDTPGVDPKLITETWAYNHYRWIVWKLAAMEVSFPHEFANRCLTPETVLLQLKYRYDLEVDRSKRSAIKKITERDDAAGKTLVLCVSKIISLNTVVSPSSSNKNVESKKAAAIIEVTDGWYGIRALLDPPLKALLCRRRLTVGQKIIVHGAELVGSQNGCTPLEAPDSLMLKISANSTRCARWHTQLGFHPDPRPFPLPLSSLYSEGGAVGCIDVVIQRAYPLQWMEKTSAGSYVFRNSRAEEREAARHEEDQQKKLEALFAKIQAEHEKHEERASRRTPRSRMVTRQQIHNLQDGAELYEAIQNASDPGYMEEYLSEDQLKALNAHRQLMNDRKQTQIQEEFKKALQSAEQEENGCSKRDVSIVWKLCVVDYRKQEKHKGVILSIWRPLLDVCSLLKEGNRYRIYQLSTSQSKGRSDSANIQLTATKKTQYLQLPVSQEMLIQIFFPRRALKFTSLLDPSFQPPCAEVDLVGVVVSISRTGFTTMVYLADESYNLVAVKIWTDLRHLAIEDIVVPCSLISASNLQWQSEFRSEIPVLLAGDLSAFSASPKENYLQEKVNEMKSTIQNVTSFCSGAESKLMNLLQRNLSLAPSLTKRCSLECPSPSCKSEHKSLVSTSKIEIKHPSPFSTTTPNMKLVAQGSAKTPSPAAVNENHPKNSKKRKAMDFLSCIPAPPPLTPICSVISPSLKKAFQPPRSLGLQHSKSSKETNQNIGYVTPCRKLREAFQLPENDLVADEELALINTQALMNNLPEEKKNDYVNENSSAIGPNVSNGLSHKNSFRSAEEAKNSSKSSSAGAEALQKDTEEPEELLPAC comes from the exons ATGGATCAGAATATGGCTTGCAAACCTATGGAAAAGCTGACTTTCTTTGAAATATATAAGGCACATTGCAGTGAATCAG ACTTAGGGCCTATCAGTCTCAACTGGTTTGAAGAACTCAGTGCAGAAGCACCCCCATATGAGCCTAAATTGCTAGGAGAACTTGATGGTCCTTTTGGCTGGCTTGATcaaacatcttttaaaactCCAAGGAGAAAACCCTCCACATACAGTGAGCTGGCATCAACTccactgatttttaaagaacaaagtATATTATTTCCACCTTGTTCTCCTGGAAAAGAACTGGATCAGAAGAAAATAGAATCAA ACAGAGAAAACCTGATAAGCCCAAGGATcacaagaaaaacagatgaagaaaatgaaatacttGCATCTCCTTCTGGTGCCTGCCACAACTGCCTTGCTACTAG TCCAAGGAATACTTATAGAACACCTCAGAGAAATAATATGCctg GACCATATGGAAGCTTGTTTTGCACACCAAAACTTTTGGAG GTTAGAACTCCAAAACGGATTTCTGAAAGTCTGGGAGCAGAAGCAGATCCAGATATGTCCTGGTCAAGTTCCTTAGCCACACCTCCAACCCTTGGTGCAACAGTGAtaatag CTAGAGAGAATAATTCTATTTCTGGAGCAAAGCAACAGGATGAAAGAGCTGAGATA ATTTTGCACAACTTTTTTTCCAACCGTGAGGTTTGCCCTGGGACAAGCAACACAAGtgtgctgtctgcagcagaGACTGTGAAGCTCATACATGCTGAAGATGACATCAAGGATTTTG AGTCTGAGGTGTTGGATGGCTTATTTGGTGAGATGAATAGCTTTGAGGATACATTCAACACGTCTGCCAAGTCCCATGGAACTCTTCTGGATGGAACAGCTCTGGAGGCAGTTGAGCAATGTGAAATCAACATAGATAAAACACAAGGAAAGGGGCATTTTCCTTCTAAGAAGTTTATCAGAAGACAGACTGGAATGTCACAGGAAGCAGAAACATCAAGCTTGACAGAAAAAAGCCACCTTATTGAAATGACGGATTCTTTAGTCCAAAATACTGAAGAAGATCTGGTGGATGGTAAAGATAGCTGTTTAATAGGACAGGAAAAAGAACTGGAGTCACTTCGGATTGCAGGAGATGTGCAAGATTATACAACAGAGAAGTCAGCTGAGAAGGAGAAACCTGTGACAGACAAGGTGCCACCCTCATCAAGCCAGTGGTCTCAACTGAACTTATCTGATCTGGATGTAACTCACACAGACACCTCTGTAGGTAGCTCTCCACCCTCTGACTTAGGTAGAGAGAAGGACTTAGAGACGTCAGTACTAATGACCAAGGATGCTGTGGAAACCTCTTTACTGAATGCTTCAGGCTTGATAAAAGCCCAAAAGCTATTGAGTGTCAATTTGTCAGAAAAGTGCTATGAagtgaaaaaatctgaaaccaTCCCAGCTTCAGAAATAACTCCAGTAAAATCTGCATCTCTGAGTGTTCAAGAGCCAAAGTTAGGAAAAGGATGTGCAGCTGAGAGGGTTTCCAAAGTGAGCTTTTTAAACtgtaattcctttttaattGAAAGAACAAATATCACAGAGTATTCTGTAGTCTACAATGGCAGCTTTTCCAAGCATTTAAAAGCAACTTCGAAGTCTGTCATAACTGATGTTCTGTCCCAGTCACTTGCATGTGGTGCTGCATCTCCAGGTATTTGCAACGACCTACATTTAATAAATAGGGAAAATACTCTTAAAAAGTCTGGCTTTAAACATCTGAATATGTTATCCAGCTTAAGAAAGAGATCCAAGAGATTTATTTATACAATAAATAATACTTTGctatatgaagaagaaaaaatacagaaaaaagtaaCCTCTGAATCACCTGTTTGTCCTGTATTACCACATTCAGAATCTGATTCATATGAAATTAAAGGCTGTCATCTGGCCAGTGTTGATGAGCAAG ACTGCTTGTTTCATGCTGAGAGACAATGTTTGCCATCAAATatcaaggaaaataatttcagcactTGTACTTTAAAAACTGATACAACAGATAACTCGTCTAATAATTCCTTCAACAACAGGCTGGAGCAACAGGACTGGAGAGACATGGGAGAAAATACAAGAGAGGATCATCCTGCTACATCATTAAAATGCTTAGAAATATCTTCTACACAGAAAGAAGATACAGCAAACTCTTTAGatactgaaataattctgaataCAAAACGTAAAGTTCTAACTTCATCATGCCTGATGGGAAGAAGGCATTCCAGATTGTTCCCTAAAGGCTGTTGCTTGGAGAAAGGTGAGGAAGATAAAAATGAGAGTGCTCATGTGGACAGTGGATCTACTGTACCTCGGAGGCTGAAAGGAGAACTTGCATGGTCTTCTCCCAGTGATAAGGAACGCTTGCTTGATATGCACCATGACACTACATCTGTGACAGATGGCAGTTTCATTAATACTTTGAGTCAGATTAATTTGGGCTCAAATGGAGCTGACAGTGATTTTTGCAATAAAACATCGTCTGATAAAAGGCAGGCTACAGAGCAGTGGTCAGTGGTTGACTGTAGAGAAGTACTTCAACCTTTGGAAATAAATTGCACAGAAAATGATAATATTGTATTAAAACAAGAGGAGAAACCAGATGCAGCTGCCTTTTCAGAAGCTGTAGCCAACAACGAAGAGCCAAAGTCACTTGAAAACAATGAAATCTCTCAAGCAGCTCCTTTCAATAATGTAGCTGTAGAGATTGCTAAAGAATTGTTAGATAGTGTAGATGATAATTCTTTAGATGAAGCAACTTCTAAAGGAGATAAACAAGTAGCACCTATGTATCCCAGGAAAAAGCCAAATGAGAGCCTAAAGTATAAAGGGAAATCCTCAGGAAAGCTGACTGCATGCAGTTGGAATCTGGGCTTTGGTGGCTTTCAGACTGCTTCAAATAAGCAGATTAAATTCTCTGAAGCCAGTATAGCAAAAGGCAGAATGCTGTTTAGAGATATTGAAAATGAATGCTTTGAAGACTATTCTATGGAAAGAGTCAGAAACTTTCCAAATCAAGTTAGAAAAGAGAATATGTTTTTCTCAGATTCAGAAAGCAAGTTACCTGATTCTTCAGATTTGCAGACAAGTTTTCTTGAGCCCAGGCATCCACAGTTTGTTCCACATAAAGTTCAGTTGTGTAAAAGCTTTCCTAGAAGTTCACAatctttgcaagaaaaaaatcaaaacttgaCAGCAAGCCAGGAAGCTGAAATTGCTGAACTCTCCAGTATCCTGGAGGAAACTGGAAGCCAGTTTGAATTTACACAGTTCAGAAAGCAAAGTAACATAATACAAAGTCCAGGCTTTCAACAGTGTGGAACTGTAGAAACACATGGAGCAAGGaatgtggaaaatatttctgaaacaagGAAAGATGCTGATTTTTGTAGCACTCCTAAATCTGAAAATCCAGTAAGAAATGACAATTACTGTACTAAGCAGGAAGACTCAAATGAAGACTATGAAATGGtggaatgtgaaaaaaaacctgcagtggTTTTCTATAAAGATGACAAAAAGGTTACTTTTACTAACTCAGACAGAAATGAAAGTAGAATATTTAATGAGAACTTTCCAGTAACTAAACAAGAGAGCTTTTCTAGTTTTGTAGGCTTTACTTCAGCtggaggtaaaaaaataaatatttccaaggCAGCTTTGAACAGATCTGCAGAGCTCTTCAGGGACTTGGATGATGATAACTATTTGTTTAAATCTTCTAAAACTAGAACTAGATGTCACAATTCAAGTATGACTTCTAACTGTAATTTCGTCAGATGcctgacagaagaaaacaaaggcaaaacagTTTGTGTTTCAGATTTCATAAGAACTGGTGGCCCTTCCCACACAGATTCTCTTTCCCACCATGCACAGGAAAAAGATAACGAAAATATTGGTACACTGTTGAAAGAAAATCAGTCGAAAAGATCCATAAATGAtactgaaaatgttaatttctgtaGTACTAACAGCAGCCCAtcttctgttaaaaaacatAACCAGAATTATAAAACTTCCAAAGAATTTTTGAATCAAGGAGATCACCACACTGAAAGTAGTTTGCAAGAAGATTCATTAGATGTAATGTGTCTAGGAGATGCTATTACAGCTGCAGAAGAGCATAATTTAAGTCCGTCAGATGAAATGGAAAACTTAGCTGCTAGTCAGAAAGGAGAagacagaaagcaggaaaatgaagaTATGTTACAAAAATTTCTAACTCcacctggtggtggtgatatATCCATTTCTGATGCAGCTTTGGATGAATCTCTACACTTGCTCACTGTGCCATGTGGAGAAAGAGATGTGAGTGTTTTGGAGAACTCTGATAACCAAAAGGCAAATAGTGAAAATATGGAAAGAGAAGACACAACCCATGATGAGATCCTGGTAATGAatgaaagcagaatgaaaatagGATCTTCCCATCATCATCAAATACCTGTCAAACAAGAGGTGgatgttgaaaaaaatgaagtgcagGGCAGTTTTCTGACGGATTTTCATACTGCTAGTGGCAAGAAAATAACAATTGCTGATGGATTTTTGGATAAAGCTGAACAGTTCTTTACAGAAAGTGTTGATGTAGGAAAGGAACATAGTGATGTTTTTGAGAACCCctcaaggaaaaggaaatgtgttAAAAACTGTCTCAAAGACTGTGACTTATATATTGAAAGTGTTGCTCAATGTGATCCAGAAAAACTTAATAAAAAGCTGGTTCCTGAGGAATCAGGAGATCAATTTAAGCAGGCAGTAGAGAGCAGTCCCCATAAACAAGGGTTTCCTGATACTGTTAAAGGTGATGCATTTCTTAATCTGGGTGAAGGTTGTGAAAGAAGTTTGGTAACTTCATATGCACATAAAAAAGCTGATGTCAGACCTGGACCATCAGAATTAGAATCTCTTCCCAGACAGGAGAATGATCCTTTAAGTAGAACTTGTTTGTCAGAAGATGGGAAACTGtttgcagagagagagcaggaaTACTCAACAGAAAAGAGGGATGATTCAGATAACATGCATGATTTTCCTGTGCACCCTGCTACATCTCTGCATGTAATGAAAGTATCAAATGACCTTGAAGATAAATCTGTGCCTGGAGACACAAAAAGTACTTGCTTTCTTGAAGATGGTAACAATAAACCTGATGAAtcccttttcttgttttcaaaaagtAGCTCTTCCCATTTGAACAGTGACAGTAAGGAGTTTGACTTAGAACATATAAATGAACCTTGTGCTGATACAAACTGCTTCACACACACCATAGTTAATGCTTGCCAAAACCAGTCACTAGTCAGTCTTCCTGAAGATGAAACTAATTTAACCAGcttaaaagaaacaacactTAATGTTGAAAACCAAAAGGTTGATCTCAAACAAAATGTGTTTAGTACAGCAAAAGGTAAAGCAGTTCCTGTTTCAGGAAGTGCATTAACACGAGTCAGACAAATGTTTCAAGAAGACTACAGTGAATCTGTAGATTATGAAGCTGAGACTAACTCAAGAACTAAGCAAACAGAAATTGCTGGGAATTCATCTTCCATAATTCAAGCCGAGTGTCCTGGTTCCACTAAGTATTTGACTGCTACAAGAAGTGAAAAGATTAATTCAGCTGTATCCCATTTTACTAAGGGGAATGCAAATGCTGGTGAAGATGATCACCAAGATACAAACACATTTGCAGATGCAAAGTCTGTTTCAAACTCTCAGAGGCTATGCTTTGGGCAGAATATAAAGCCCTTAGGGCACTTGCCTGTTCCAGAGAAGCAGATAAAGCAAGCTGATTCTTCTATAAGCAATCTTGGATTTTTTAGTACAGCAAGTGGTAAGCCTGTACAGCTATCAGAAGAGTCACTCAAGAGAGCTAGACAACTCTTTTCTGAGATGGAAGGTAGCAACTCATCACATGTACAAGAAGCATATTTAGTTGAGGAAGGTGTTGAGAAGTCTACAGTGCACGCTGAAGGAGCTCCAAAGCAAATGCAGATGACATTAAcaaaaggtaaagaaaatgcCCCCACTGAACTGATTTTAAATCCAGCTTTTGGGTTCAGCACTGCAAGTGGAAAGCAGGTAACAGTCTCTGAAAATGCCtatcaaaaagcaaaagcaatctTAAAGGAATCTGACTTTTTTAGCAGTGAGCTTTCTATTCCAGATCAACCTAGTTCAATTAAAGAGAACGGTCAACATATAAATTCTCTAACTGATAAAATGATACCAGAATCCAAAACTGAGAAGAACTGCAATGAAGACTTTGACTTAAAAAGCATCTGCTCTGAGGAAATGAAGCCTTTCCCAAGCAGTCACCATGTCAACATGCCTGAGTATGTACCACATATTCAGAAAAGCAAGCAGGTAACTTCACTTAAAAATAGCCTGCAGGAAGAGGAGTCCAGGCCTTTTGGAAAAGGGCAGCTGAATGTTGGGATGAAAACAGAATCTGAAGCAGTTTCATGCAGTGCTACTACTAAAGAAGGAACAAATATCAATCTTCTCCAAActcaaaaaaattacttggaaaTGGAGGCTGTAGAAAGTGCAAGAGCTTTTATGGAAGATGACCTTTCAGATTTGAGAGCACCAGTTAATAGTGCACAATCCTTCAGTGGCAGACTGGATAAAACCTTTCAAAACAAGATCTTTGGGAAGAGGCCCTGTGAAGAAACAACCTCATTCG GAGAACCTCCAATTAAAAGACAGCTACTGCTTGACTTTAACAGAACTGAGAATCCCCCCAGATCTTTGAAAGCTTCAAAAAGCACTCCTGATG GCAttttcaaagacagaagaaaatttatgtACCATGTTCCTTTAAAACCTCTAACTTGTCAACCTTTTGG aGCTACTAAAGAACGACAAGAAGTCAAGAATCCTACCCTTACCTTACCAGATCAAGACTTCAAAGGATTCAAATCTAAACCTGCTATTTTTCAGCACTGTGCACTAAGGCAGTCTTCAAACAGAACTTCAGGGGTTTCTACTCCATGTAAGGCCTCAGCAAAAGACACTGAAGAAACCAGAAATCTGCACAAATCTAGCAAAACTGCTAAGACTTTTGTTCCACCCTTCAAAACCAAGCTGACATTTTCTGCAGTTGAACAAAGCACCAACAAAAGATGCAACAAGACGGAATTAAATCAGATGACAACTGAGCAAAATGTTGCTGAACCTGAGGAGGACCAGTCTTGCCTTCAGCATGCAGCAGACACAGGCCTAGAGGATGGCAATTTAG ctaTGGTAAAGATGACAACAAATCTTTGCTGTGCCAGAGATCTGCAGgaaatgagaattaaaaagaaatataggCAAAATATTAGGTCACAGCCAGGCAGTCTTTATGTCATTAGAACATCTGCAAGAAATAGAATCTCTCTGAAAACTGCAGTGGACAAGAAAACTCCTGGTTCTTATTCTGTGGAAGAG ctttatacATATGGCGTTTCAAAACACTGCATACAAGTTACCAGCACAAATGCAGAATCTTTCCAGTTTCTCCTCAAAGACTTTTTCAGTAAGGAGTATTTGTTAGCTGGAAATGGGATGCAACTTGCTGATGGAGGATGGCTAATACCTACAGATGagggaaaagctggaaaaaaggagTTTTACAG gGCCCTCTGTGACACTCCTGGTGTGGACCCCAAGCTCATAACAGAGACCTGGGCTTACAATCACTACAGGTGGATTGTATGGAAATTGGCAGCCATGGAAGTGTCTTTTCCACATGAATTTGCTAACAGATGTTTGACACCAGAAACAGTATTGTTGCAGTTGAAATATAG GTATGATTTGGAAGTTGATAGAAGTAAACGATCGGCaatcaaaaaaataacagagagAGATGATGCAGCAGGTAAAACACTGGTACTCTGTGTTTCTAAAATCATATCACTAAACACCGTTGTATCTCCCAGCAGTAGCAATAAAAATgtagaaagtaaaaaagcagcagcaataatTGAAGTTACTGATGGCTGGTATGGGATTAGAGCTCTTCTGGATCCCCCGCTGAAAGCTCTCTTGTGTAGAAGGCGTCTGACAGTCGGTCAGAAGATCATAGTGCATGGAGCAGAACTTGTTGGCTCTCAGAATGGATGTACACCACTAGAAGCTCCAGATTCCCTTATGTTAaag ATTTCAGCAAACAGCACTCGCTGTGCCCGGTGGCACACACAGCTGGGGTTTCATCCGGATCCCAGaccttttcctttgcctttgtCATCGCTTTACAGCGAGGGTGGTGCAGTGGGGTGCATTGATGTAGTTATTCAAAGAGCTTACCCTCTTCAG tggaTGGAAAAGACATCAGCTGGTTCATACGTGTTTCGGAATAGCCGAGCTGAAGAAAGGGAAGCTGCCAGGCATGAAGAGGATCAACAAAAGAAACTGGAAGCTCTGTTTGCAAAAATCCAAGCAGAACATGAAAAACATGAAG AGAGAGCCAGCAGAAGAACACCAAGGTCACGCATGGTCACAAGACAGCAGATCCATAATTTGCAAGATGGTGCTGAACTTTATGAAGCAATTCAGAATGCATCTGATCCTGGCTATATGGAG GAATATCTCAGTGAAGACCAATTAAAAGCTTTGAATGCACACAGGCAGCTGATGAATGATAGAAAGCAAACTCAAATACAGGAAGAATTCAAGAAGGCTTTACAGTcagcagaacaggaagaaaatggttGTTCCAAAAGAGATGTGTCTATTGTATGGAAATTATGTGTGGTAGActacagaaagcaagaaaaacataAAG GAGTGATACTGAGTATCTGGCGTCCACTGCTGGATGTTTGTTCCTTGTTAAAGGAAGGCAACAGGTACAGAATCTATCAGCTCTCAACATCCCAGTCCAAAGGGAGATCAGACTCAGCTAATATACAATTAACAGCAACAAAGAAAACTCAGTATCTGCAACTACCA GTATCACAGGAGATGctgatacagattttttttccaagaagggCTCTAAAATTCACCAGTTTGTTGGATCCTTCTTTTCAGCCACCATGTGCTGAAGTTGATTTAGTTGGAGTTGTTGTTTCTATTAGTAGAACAG gTTTCACTACTATGGTGTACTTGGCTGATGAAAGCTATAATTTGGTAGCAGTAAAGATCTGGACAGATCTCAGGCACTTGGCTATTGAAGATATAGTTGTGCCCTGTTCACTGATTTCTGCAAGCAACCTCCAGTGGCAATCTGAATTCAGATCAGAAATTCCTGTGCTGTTGGCTGGAGATCTTTCTGCATTCTCAGCCAGTCCAAAGGAAAACTATCTTCAAGAGAAggttaatgaaatgaaaagtacGATACAG AATGTGACCTCCTTTTGCTCTGGTGCAGAAAGTAAATTGATGAATTTGCTACAAAGAAATCTCTCACTTGCACCCAGTTTAACTAAAAGATGTAGTTTGGAATGcccctctccttcctgcaaATCAGAGCATAAAAGTTTG GTCTCTACTTCTAAAATTGAAATAAAGCATCCAAGCCCTTTTTCAACTACCACACCAAATATGAAACTTGTTGCCCAGGGGTCAGCAAAAACACCATCACCTGCTGCAGTTAATGAAAACCATCccaaaaacagcaaaaagagaaaagcaatggaCTTCCTCAGTTGCATACCTGCCCCTCCACCACTCACACCCATCTGTTCAGTCATTTCTCcttctttaaagaaagcatttcagCCACCACGAAGTTTGGGTTTACAGCACAGCAAAtcatcaaaagaaacaaatcagaatATTGGTTATGTCACCCCCTGTAGGAAACTGAGAGAAGCTTTCCAGCTTCCTGAGAACGACCTGGTTGCAGATGAAGAGCTTGCCTTGATTAATACACAGGCACTCATGAATAATTtaccagaggaaaagaagaatgatTATGTAAATGAAAACAGCAGTGCAATAGGTCCTAATGTATCGAATGGTCTTTCACACAAAAATAGTTTTAGGTCTGCTGAGGAAGCAAAAAACTCCTCAAAAAGCAgttctgcaggagctgaggctCTTCAGAAAGACACAGAGGAACCTGAGGAGTTGTTACCAGCCTGCTGA